The Pseudomonas sp. S06B 330 genome contains the following window.
CCCTTGGCCAGGTGACTGAAGAGGTACTTGAGCGCATCGCCGCAAGCCTTGCCCAAGCCCGGGTCTCGATCATGACCAATGCCCCCGGTGATCATGACTTCCCACCGATCCTTCGCCTGCGCGCTGCGGGGGTGAATGTATTTGCCGGTAACGACAATATTCGCGATGCCTGGTGGCCCTACGGTAACGCTGACATGCTCCAGCGCGCCATGCTGATTGGCTACCGTTCGGGCTTTTACAGCGATGAAGCGCTGAATGTAGCCCTGGCCATGGCCACCTCGGCAGGCGCGGCAGCCATAGAGAAAAAAGACTACGGGCTGATGGTGGGCAATGACGCGACCTTTATCGTGCTCAAGGCCGACAACGGCGCCGCTGCCGTTGCCGCGGCCCCCGCCGAGCGGCGGATGGTCCGCCGCGGGCAGTTGCTGGATGCGCCCGTCGGGCTGCAGTTCGATATCCGCCGCGCCTGAGTAGCACTCACCGCTTCAACAACACATCCCGATAGCCTTGCAGCCATCGGGATTTTTTTTGCACTCAGCTGGCCGGTTTCCCACCGCCCCGCTCGGCCGCCAGGCGAAACTTGTCTGGCCCTAGGTACCGGATTTGAGTCGACTGAACGCGCGAGTCAGCTCACGGTTGAACGCCTTGCTGTTGTCATTCTTGCTGTATAGCCGCGCCCGCACCGCCGCGGGTGGATAGGTGCCGGCGTCATTGCGAATCGCCGGAGCCACCAGGGTGTCGGCCGCGCTGATGGCGTTGGCGTACTGGATGCTGTTGGTGATTGGTGCAATCACCTCCGGGCGCATCAAGTAATCCATCAGCGCCAGGGCGGCCTCAGGGTGCGGCGCATCTTTGGGGATCACCAGCGCATCGAGCCAGATCAAGGTGCCTTCGCGCGGAATACTGAAGACCAGGTCGACGCGCTTACCTGCCTGCTGCGCCTGGTTGCGGGCAATGGCAACGTTGCCGTTCCAGGACATTGCCAGGCAGGTTTCACCGTTGGCCAAGTCGTTGATGTTGCGGTCGTTGTCGAAGTAGCGAATGTACGGCCGCACCTTCTGCAACAAGGCTTCGGCCCGGCGCAGGTCTTCGCTGCGTTGCTGGTTGATGTCCAGCCCCAAGTAACGCATGGCCGCCGCGAATACCTCGTTGGGATCGTTGAGCAGGCTGACGCCGCAACTGGCGAATTTCGACACCACCTCTGGATCAAACAACATCGCCCAGCTATCGGTCGGCGCCGCCGGCAAGCGAGCATCAACGGCCTGTTGCTGATAACCGACACCCGTAGTGCCCCAGGCATAGGTACCGGCATAACGGTTACCCGGATCAAACACCGCCATGTGCTGGCGGAACTCTGTGCCGACGCCGGCCAGGTGCGGCAAGCGCGCCTTGTCCAGCGGCTGCAGCGCCCCGCTGCTGATGGCCCGTGACAGGTGCTGGCCAGCGGTCAGCACCAGGTCATAGCCACTGCGCCCGGTGAGCAGTTTGGTCTCGACGGTTTCCAGGGAGTCGAAATGGTCGGCGACCACCCGGATGCCGGTGCTTTTCTCAAAATTGGCCAGGGTATCGGGGGCCAGGTACTCGCCCCAGATATACAGGTTCACCGTTTGTTGCGGGCCATCGGCGGCCTGTAGCTGCGCCGCACTGCAGGCCAGCGATAGCGCCAGACCGAAGGTGCGCAGGTTCATGAGGTTTTTCCTCCAGCGTATTGAGGCATGGTGATGCAGGCGACGTTGCCGCCCCCCAGTAGGATCTCGCGGGAGTTTTCAATGCCGATGATGCGATGGCTGGGGAACAGTTCGGCCAGAGTGGCTTGGGCGATGGTGTCATTACGATCACCGAACAGCGGCAGGACAATGGCCGAGTTGCCGGCGTAGTAGTTGATGTACGACGCACAGATTTTTGTCCCGGCCTGACGCAAGTGGGTGCCGTCGACCTGGTCCAGCCCGGCGGCTTCTTCGGCAGTCCACTGCAATACATCGGGTTGCGGCAGCTTGTGTACCTTGAGCTCGCGACCACGACTGTCGCGGGTGCTGCGCAGAATGTCGTAGGCCTCCTGATAGATTTCCCACTGTGGATCGTCGCGGTTGTCGGTCCACTGCAGCACCACTTCGCCGGGA
Protein-coding sequences here:
- a CDS encoding extracellular solute-binding protein encodes the protein MNLRTFGLALSLACSAAQLQAADGPQQTVNLYIWGEYLAPDTLANFEKSTGIRVVADHFDSLETVETKLLTGRSGYDLVLTAGQHLSRAISSGALQPLDKARLPHLAGVGTEFRQHMAVFDPGNRYAGTYAWGTTGVGYQQQAVDARLPAAPTDSWAMLFDPEVVSKFASCGVSLLNDPNEVFAAAMRYLGLDINQQRSEDLRRAEALLQKVRPYIRYFDNDRNINDLANGETCLAMSWNGNVAIARNQAQQAGKRVDLVFSIPREGTLIWLDALVIPKDAPHPEAALALMDYLMRPEVIAPITNSIQYANAISAADTLVAPAIRNDAGTYPPAAVRARLYSKNDNSKAFNRELTRAFSRLKSGT